A stretch of the Nicotiana tabacum cultivar K326 chromosome 6, ASM71507v2, whole genome shotgun sequence genome encodes the following:
- the LOC107786096 gene encoding uncharacterized protein LOC107786096, translated as MATNRWLRPEVYPLFAAVGVAIGICGLQLVRNMRINPEVRVSKEKRAAGVLDNFEEGQKYAEHAVRKFARSRPPEIFPSLNRFFSDPQKN; from the exons ATGGCTACTAATCGTTGGCTCAGGCCCGAG GTATATCCACTGTTTGCAGCCGTAGGTGTTGCCATCGGAATCTGTGGACTTCAGTTGGTTCGTAATATGCGTATCAATCCTGAAGTCAG GGTAAGCAAGGAGAAAAGAGCTGCCGGTGTTCTGGACAACTTTGAAGAGGGACAAAAATATGCTGAGCATGCTGTTAGAAAGTTTGCTCGTAGTAGACCACCAGAAATTTTCCCTTCCCTCAATAGGTTCTTCAGTGATCCACAAAAGAATTAA